The following nucleotide sequence is from Chrysiogenia bacterium.
ACTACGTGAAGATGCGCCTTCCCCACAAGAAGGAACTCACCGGCGGCGGCGATGCCTACCACGGCGGCGTGGTTGCCTCGCTCATGGACTGCGCCGGGTCGCTGGCCTGCTATTGCGGTCACGACCTGAGTAAGGGTTTCCGGGGCTCCACCGTGACGCTGACCATCCAGTACATCTCCGCCGCCCGCGGCGAGAACCTCATCGCCGAGGGCCAGGTCAACAAGCGCGGCAAGGAGCTCATCTTCTCCGACGTTACCATCACCACCGAGAGCGAGGGACGCCTGATTGCCAAGGGCGTGCTGGTGTATCGGTTGGTGTGA
It contains:
- a CDS encoding PaaI family thioesterase encodes the protein MSKHANNPAVAYFPGVPFHQHLGVEILETADDYVKMRLPHKKELTGGGDAYHGGVVASLMDCAGSLACYCGHDLSKGFRGSTVTLTIQYISAARGENLIAEGQVNKRGKELIFSDVTITTESEGRLIAKGVLVYRLV